The nucleotide sequence CTTGAATTTCATTACGACAACAACTGGACCAAAGATTTCTTCTTTAACGACTTTCATGTCATGGTTCACATTTGCAATGACAGTCGGCTCATACCAGAAGCCATTCTCATAGCCTTCAGGCTGTGCTACATTTCCGCCGGCAAGAATTTCAGCGCCGTCTTCGATCGCAGACTTCACATAGCCGTCAATTGTGTCAAGCTGACCTTGGTCAATGATGGCGCCCATGTGTGTTCCTTTATCAAATGGATCACCGAGTTTAATACTTTTTGCTTTTTCAACAAATTTGCTAACGAACTCATCATAGATATCTTCATGAACATACAGGCGAGAACGTGCTTCACAAGATTGTCCGCTATTATAGAAGATTCCGAATAATGAACCATCTACTGCTGCATCAATGTCCGCATCGGCAAATACAAGATTAGGAGATTTACCGCCAAGTTCAAGTGTTACGCGTTTTAATGTTTGAGAAGCTTTGGCCATAATGTCTTTCCCAATTGGTGTAGAGCCAGTGAAGGCTACTTTGTCTACTTGTGGGTGTCCTACTAAATAATCGCCTACTTCCGCTCCTGATCCCGGAACGATATTTACAACGCCTGCTGGAACGCCTGCTTCCTGACAGATTTCACCGAGGACAATCGTTGTCAGCGGAGTAAGGGATGCCGGCTTAACAATAACAGAACAGCCAACAGCAATAGCAGGGGCAATTTTCCAAGCAGCCATCATCATTGGATAGTTCCATGGAGTAATTTGCGCACAAACACCAACCGGTTCTTTTTCAGTATAGTTATGGAATTGTCCAGGAACATTGTTAACTGTGCCGCGGTGACCCACGATCGCTCCAGCATAAAATTCAAAGTCTTCAATCGCTTGCGTGATCTGTCCTTGAGCAGCGTGGATCGTCTTGCCTGTGTCAAGAATTTCAAGCTCAACAAGTTCATTAAAACGAGAACGCATAATCGCAGCAATTTTATTTAGCACCTGTGCACGACGACCTACAGGATACTTCTTCCATTTACCATTATCGAATGCTTCACGTGCTGCTGCAACTGCTTTTTCTGTATCTTCCTTTGATGCCTTTGCTACTTCAGCCACCAGCTCACCCGTTGCCGGATTGTATGTCTTGATCGTTTCACCTGTGCTGCTTTTTACTTTCTCGCCATTGATGATTAAATGATAAAAATCGCGTTTAATTGCTTCTTGTTCTACTTTTGTTTCTTGAGTTGTTGACATAGGTTCCACTCCCTTTATTTTCCTGAGAAAACAGGTTTTCTTTTTTGCATGAATGCTTCGACACCCTCGCGGTGATCAGCCGTTAATCCTGCTGTCCGCTGTCCTTGTGCTTCTTGCTCAAGGTAGTCTTCAAAAGAAAGCACAGAAGCGGCTTTCAATGAGCGTTTAATTAAGCCAATTGCTTTTGTTGGCATAGCGGCAAGGCGAGCCGCAAATGCGCTCACTTCGTCTGTGAATGTTTCTGCGGAAATCATCTGGTTGGCAAGGCCGAGCGCCACCGCTTTTTCTGCTGGCACTTTCTCTCCCAAAATCGATAATTCTGCTGCTTTTGCCTGGCCGACAAGCTGCGTGAGGAAATAAAGATTGCCTGAGTCAGGAATGAGTCCTACATGAACAAAGGCATTGACAAAGCTAGCTTTCTCCGAAACCAGTCTGAAATCACAAGCCAGCGCCAAGGAAAATCCTGCACCGGCAGCTACCCCATTAACAGCAGCCACAATCGGCTTTTCACATTGTCTGATTTGTTTAACCATTGGCCCATAATGTTTTCTTAAAATGTCACCATGGTCCATATTTTCATCCACTTCCGACAAGTCCTGGCCGGAGCAAAATGCCCGTCCTTCTCCTGTAATCACGATACAGCGCACCTCATCATCCTGTGAGGCAGCTTTGACTGCGTCTTTAATCTCGCGGTTCATTTGCGCTGTAAACGCATTCAGCTTGTCAGGCCTGTTTAAAAAGAGCCAGGCGACTCCGTCTTTCACGTCATAACGGATCGTTTCAAACATTCGACAAAGCCCCTTACCTTCCTCTATAATTCGGTTTCCTTTTTTCGACAAACGCATTCATGCCTTCTTTTTGATCCTGCGAGGCAAACAACAAATAGAAATTTTTTCGTTCATACTGCATGCCTTCATACAGCGAGTAATCGACTGCCTTATTGACCGAATCTTTGATGAGCCGTACGGAAAGAGGCGGCTGTTTCGCAATTCTGCCTGCAAACTTCATCGCTTCTTCCATTAGTAGCTCCGGCGCGACAATTTTATTAATGACCCCGTGAGCAAGAGCAGCCTCTGCTGGAATCCGTTCACCTGTCCATAGCCATTCCAGCGCTTTCGTGCGGCCAACGAGCTTTGTCAGTCTTTGTGTACCGCCCGCCCCCGGCATGACACCGATCGACACTTCAGGAAAGGAAAACTCCGTGCCGGCTGCCGCGATCAATATGTCACAGCTGAGCGCTAGCTCGAATCCGCCGCCAAAGACAAACCCTTTAACAGCGCCGATAATCGGCTTTTTCACTAATGATAGCCTGTCCCAATCGGCAAACTGATTTAAAAGCTCAAGGCGGATCGGATCATCTTCTGCCATTTCATCAATGTCCGCACCAGCTGAGAAAGAATGTCCTTTTCCCGTCAACAAGATGACAAGAACTTCTTCGTCACGGTCGAATGTCTCGATCGCTTCTACGATCTCACCGACCATTCTACGATTCAGCGCATTCAGTTGGCGGGGGCGGTTTAATTCAATAACCGCCGTGCCGCCCTTTACGGATGTTTCGATGAATTCAAAACGGCTCATTCTACTTCCTCACCGATCATTAATGTAACGAGATCACCTGCAAATCCCATTAAATCTTTTCCAGAAGCTTTTCCTTCATCTGAGCGCATGCCATTCTTTAAATCTTCCATGCTATCGTAAATCATTTCGCACATCAGATAATATTCTGCTTCTCCGCCTGTCATAACGGATTTATTAAATTTTGTTACTTTCATTTCACGAAGGCCCGGAATTTTTGCTGTAATCGGTCCATGAACATTAAAATAATGCTCGTCGAATGTTTCTTTATCTTTTGGTTGCTTATATAAAGCTACTACTTTTGCCACTGTACATCCCTCCACTTTTACATCATTGTTGAAACAGGCTTCATTGCCTCAAACGGATTTTTACAGCTCTTACAATATAAGATGCTTCTGCAGGCCGTCGGTCCGAAAATGTTCTCCATTGTGACATAAGTAGACCCGCAATACGGGCAATCTACATGCCACGAACCATCTTCTTCAAAGTGCTTGGGCGGCGGGGCAATCCCGAACGCACGCAGGCCTTTATGACCTTCTTCTGTAATACGATCCGACGTCCATGGCGGATGAAAAACAAATTCTACGTCTACTTCTTCAACGAAAGAAAGTTCTTTCACAGCGCTGACTGTGTTCTTTTTAATAATTTCAAGTGCTGGACATCCTAAGAATGTTGGTAGAAGAACCACTTTTACATGACTTCCTTCAGCGCTGACTTCCTTTACCATACCGAGATCAATAATGCTAACTGTGTCGATCTCTGGATCTTTCACATTTGTTAGTGCCTCATATACTTGCTGACCAGCAGATTCTATAGGTGTATTCATTAAGGCCACCTCTTTTCGGTATTAAATTACCAAGCAGCTGCAGGGTCTAGTCTGTATACTTCAGAAAGAGTCGCCAGTGCTGCTGTTAAGTCTTCTGTATGTTCGCCATTCCGGCCATTTTTAGCTGGTGTTTCAGGAATTACAGGCACTGCCATTCCAAGAGATTCAAAGACTGGCGCCATGTTCGCTTTCCATTTATCTTTCAATTCTTCTTCGCTAGCCATCAGATTGTTGCTTTCAATAGCCGCTTTCTTATTACCATACGAGAAAACATCTCCAAAATCCTTCATTACCATTTCAATAGCGTCGTTCATTTTTTGTTTCGCTTCATCTGTTGAGCTTAACAATTGAACAAACCATGTTTTCCAGTGCAGCAAGTGATAGTAAAGTTCCATGTTCACTTTCACGGCTGTTTCCGCAAGCGGTTGGTAAGAGCTTTGACGCAAAGAGTCAATTTTCACTTTTTTTGCTTGAGCATAAAAGAAATTTCTAACGACAGCATACGCCCAATCGTACTGAGGCGTCTCCATGTAATAACCTTCACCGTTCACACGTTCAGCAAGCACGCTGTTTTTTCTTTCCTGAGCCGGACGCAGATGAGCAAGGTCATCCGCTTTTCCTGCCTCTAGTTCCTCAAGGAGAGAGTAATACATTGCCGCATGCCCCATTGTATCTTGGCTGATGGATGAGGAAGCAACGTCTTCCTCGATATGAGGAGCGAGCCCGAGCCATTCAGAGCCGCGGAAGGAAATTAAGAAGTCGTCATCTGCCAGTTGAAATAACAGATTCGTTACTGCTTCTTTATATTCCGGGCTTAATACGTTGTTTTCTGTGCTGCTCATTTGCCGTCTCCTCCCCATGACAAGATTTCTTTTTCATCCAGCATTTGCTGTTCATAATGACGCCACTTTTTCTTTAAGTAACCATACCCTTTTGTCGTGCGGTACTGCTTATTATCTAACCGGCCAAGTGTTAATTTTTCCTCTGCATCCATTGACCGAATATGTTTTCTATTGACGATCCAAATGTCGGCAACCGGCTCGCGACGCATAAAGTTCTCTTGAGCCATGATAAGCGCCATGTCTTCGTTCGGGGCAAGCAGGCTGAACTGATGCTGAAATGCAGAGCTCGGCGTCCGCTTGCTGAATACTTCATATTCTTGGTAAAATGTTTTTTCTGCCATTTTCCTTCTGCTCCTCTCGATTCGCTTAGCTTACTGTAGCTGCAAGGGCATCGCGCACCCAGGCATTATTTTCATAAGAAGTTCTGCGCAAGTTCAAGCGTGCTTGAGAACGCGGACCTTGATTTTTAATAATTTTCTTGAATTCTGACCAATCTGGCTGCTGGTAAACCCACACTTTATTTTCCTCGTCATAATGCATAGTGGAGTCTGGAAGCTTTAATCCCAGTGATAGAATGCGCGGAATATATTTATCAAAGAAATCCTGTCTCAATTGCTCGTTTGTTTTTGTGCGGATCTTATATTTAATGGTCACGTCCTGTTTAGAAGAACCAGTTGTGTCTTTACTTGCTGGCCCGAAGAACATAAGCAGTGCATCCCACCAGCGATTTAATGCGTCCTGGATCATCGCTCTTTGTTCTTCTGTTCCTTCTGCAAGCGCCATGATGATCGCTTCACCGTGCTGTGCATGAAACACTTCCTCTGCACAAATGCGCTGCAGTGCTCTTGCATACGGTCCGTAGGAAGAACCAAGCATATTTGTTTGCGTAATAATCGCTGCACCGTCAACAAGCCATCCGATTAACCCTGCATCTCCCCATGTTCTTGTATCCATGTGAAAAACGTTATGGAACTTCAAGTCACCGTTGAATAAATCCTGCATTAAGTCACCGCGGTTTTTGCCGTATGGTTTCAACAAGTCTTCTGCTACGCGAAGAAGAAGCTGTCCGTGTCCCATTTCATCCTGCACTTTCGCCATAATGCCGAGCTTTCTATGAAGGGAAGGAGCTTTCGGCACCCACTCTTTCTCTGGAAGCGCTCCCATTATTTCGCTGATCCCATGCATAGAAATTAACTTAACAAGCGCCATGCGGTATTCTTCAGGCATCCAGTCATCCGCTTCAATTTTATCCCCGGCTTCAATCCGCTGCATAAATTGTGCTAACTTTTCTTCTTCTGTCATCATTGTCAGATTAGACATTGTCTGCTCCTCCTTTAATTCTATCGCAGTCCTAAAACTTATATATAACATTTTTATAACGTAATTATAAATTATTGTTATACACAATGCAAATATATTCTGATAATTTTTAATGAAATTTTCTTAATTGCCCATATACATAGAAACGCCGGTCTTATAGACCGGCGTTTCTATGTATATCTTATGAAAGGAATATTGACTTTAGACTCTTTCTGCACAAAATGGCTGACCAGCGATTTTAATAGATTCTGTCGGACAGCCCTCTGCTGCATCCTCTAAATCATCCAACAAATCATCTGGCACTTCAGCTGTTCCTTCGTTGTCATCCAAAATAACGTAGGAAATCCCCTCGTCATCATAGTCAAAGATATCCGGCGCGCTCGCTCCGCAAGCTCCGCAGGCTATACAAGTGTCTTTATCGACAATAGTATATGTCGGCATGATGTAGTGTTCCTCCTTTGTTGATAAGCAATCTCTCGATTATTTTGCATCTCCCATTACAGACGTACTATGTAACGGCTGTACTTTCGCTTTTGGATCAATGTATACTTTCGCGTTGCTGACAGCCGTCGGCGCTTCGCCGAAGCCGCTCGCAATCAGCTTCACCTTTCCTTCATACGTACAAATATCTCCCGCTGCGTAAATCCCCGGGATGTTCGTTTCCATCCGAGAATTGACGACGATGCTGTTCTT is from Bacillus sp. PK3_68 and encodes:
- a CDS encoding aldehyde dehydrogenase family protein; protein product: MSTTQETKVEQEAIKRDFYHLIINGEKVKSSTGETIKTYNPATGELVAEVAKASKEDTEKAVAAAREAFDNGKWKKYPVGRRAQVLNKIAAIMRSRFNELVELEILDTGKTIHAAQGQITQAIEDFEFYAGAIVGHRGTVNNVPGQFHNYTEKEPVGVCAQITPWNYPMMMAAWKIAPAIAVGCSVIVKPASLTPLTTIVLGEICQEAGVPAGVVNIVPGSGAEVGDYLVGHPQVDKVAFTGSTPIGKDIMAKASQTLKRVTLELGGKSPNLVFADADIDAAVDGSLFGIFYNSGQSCEARSRLYVHEDIYDEFVSKFVEKAKSIKLGDPFDKGTHMGAIIDQGQLDTIDGYVKSAIEDGAEILAGGNVAQPEGYENGFWYEPTVIANVNHDMKVVKEEIFGPVVVVMKFKDEKEAIRLANDTEFGLGSAIWTKDGARATRVANQIQAGIVMVNCPFSAFPGTPFGGYKQSGFGRELSIESLDLYTETKSILSYYGSRPINPLGV
- a CDS encoding enoyl-CoA hydratase-related protein — encoded protein: MFETIRYDVKDGVAWLFLNRPDKLNAFTAQMNREIKDAVKAASQDDEVRCIVITGEGRAFCSGQDLSEVDENMDHGDILRKHYGPMVKQIRQCEKPIVAAVNGVAAGAGFSLALACDFRLVSEKASFVNAFVHVGLIPDSGNLYFLTQLVGQAKAAELSILGEKVPAEKAVALGLANQMISAETFTDEVSAFAARLAAMPTKAIGLIKRSLKAASVLSFEDYLEQEAQGQRTAGLTADHREGVEAFMQKRKPVFSGK
- a CDS encoding enoyl-CoA hydratase-related protein encodes the protein MSRFEFIETSVKGGTAVIELNRPRQLNALNRRMVGEIVEAIETFDRDEEVLVILLTGKGHSFSAGADIDEMAEDDPIRLELLNQFADWDRLSLVKKPIIGAVKGFVFGGGFELALSCDILIAAAGTEFSFPEVSIGVMPGAGGTQRLTKLVGRTKALEWLWTGERIPAEAALAHGVINKIVAPELLMEEAMKFAGRIAKQPPLSVRLIKDSVNKAVDYSLYEGMQYERKNFYLLFASQDQKEGMNAFVEKRKPNYRGR
- a CDS encoding EthD family reductase produces the protein MAKVVALYKQPKDKETFDEHYFNVHGPITAKIPGLREMKVTKFNKSVMTGGEAEYYLMCEMIYDSMEDLKNGMRSDEGKASGKDLMGFAGDLVTLMIGEEVE
- the paaD gene encoding 1,2-phenylacetyl-CoA epoxidase subunit PaaD; this translates as MNTPIESAGQQVYEALTNVKDPEIDTVSIIDLGMVKEVSAEGSHVKVVLLPTFLGCPALEIIKKNTVSAVKELSFVEEVDVEFVFHPPWTSDRITEEGHKGLRAFGIAPPPKHFEEDGSWHVDCPYCGSTYVTMENIFGPTACRSILYCKSCKNPFEAMKPVSTMM
- the paaC gene encoding 1,2-phenylacetyl-CoA epoxidase subunit PaaC; translated protein: MSSTENNVLSPEYKEAVTNLLFQLADDDFLISFRGSEWLGLAPHIEEDVASSSISQDTMGHAAMYYSLLEELEAGKADDLAHLRPAQERKNSVLAERVNGEGYYMETPQYDWAYAVVRNFFYAQAKKVKIDSLRQSSYQPLAETAVKVNMELYYHLLHWKTWFVQLLSSTDEAKQKMNDAIEMVMKDFGDVFSYGNKKAAIESNNLMASEEELKDKWKANMAPVFESLGMAVPVIPETPAKNGRNGEHTEDLTAALATLSEVYRLDPAAAW
- the paaB gene encoding 1,2-phenylacetyl-CoA epoxidase subunit PaaB, translated to MAEKTFYQEYEVFSKRTPSSAFQHQFSLLAPNEDMALIMAQENFMRREPVADIWIVNRKHIRSMDAEEKLTLGRLDNKQYRTTKGYGYLKKKWRHYEQQMLDEKEILSWGGDGK
- the paaA gene encoding 1,2-phenylacetyl-CoA epoxidase subunit PaaA — translated: MSNLTMMTEEEKLAQFMQRIEAGDKIEADDWMPEEYRMALVKLISMHGISEIMGALPEKEWVPKAPSLHRKLGIMAKVQDEMGHGQLLLRVAEDLLKPYGKNRGDLMQDLFNGDLKFHNVFHMDTRTWGDAGLIGWLVDGAAIITQTNMLGSSYGPYARALQRICAEEVFHAQHGEAIIMALAEGTEEQRAMIQDALNRWWDALLMFFGPASKDTTGSSKQDVTIKYKIRTKTNEQLRQDFFDKYIPRILSLGLKLPDSTMHYDEENKVWVYQQPDWSEFKKIIKNQGPRSQARLNLRRTSYENNAWVRDALAATVS
- a CDS encoding ferredoxin; this encodes MPTYTIVDKDTCIACGACGASAPDIFDYDDEGISYVILDDNEGTAEVPDDLLDDLEDAAEGCPTESIKIAGQPFCAERV